Part of the Enterobacter pseudoroggenkampii genome, ACTACCACCACGTCGCCTTTTTTCACTTCGGTGGAGCAGTCGGTCAGCACCTGAAAGTGCCCATACCATTTAGAAACATTTTTCAGGGAAATCATTATACCGTCCTTTTCTTCAGCCAGCTGACCAACAGCGACGCGCTTAAACTAATCACAAAATAGACCGCACCCGCGAAGAGCACCATCTCAACCTGCGTACCATCACGCTCACCGATGGTTGACGCGGTACGGAAGAAGTCTGCCAGGCTCAGAACGTAGACCAGCGAGGTATCCTGGAACAGCACGATACCCTGGGTCAGCAGGAGCGGAACCATGGCGCGAAACGCCTGCGGCAGAATAATGAGCTGCATGGACTGCCAGTGCGTCATCCCCAGCGCCAGCGCGGCGCTGGACTGTCCGCGGGAGATACTCTGAATGCCCGCTCGGATAATCTCTGAATAGTAAGCGGCCTCAAACATCGAGAACGCTACCATCGCCGAGATCAGACGGATATCGGTTTTCGGCGACAGCCCCAGCACGTTCTGCAGGAAGCCGGGCACGATCAGGTAAAACCACAGCAGCACCATTACCAGCGGGATGGAGCGGAACACGTTAACGTAGGCGGTCGCGAACCAGGCGAGCGGCTTAAAGCTCGACAGACGCATAACGGCCAGCAGGGTGCCCCAGACGATACCGACGATGATGGCAATGACGGTGATTTTTAAGGTAATCATCAGGCCATCAAGCAGGTAAGGCATGGATGGAACGATAGAACTCCAGTCAAATTCGTACATTATTTGCCCCCCATGTTGCCCGGCAGGCGAATTTTGCGTTCAACCAGGTTCATCACCAGCATGATGAAAGCGTTTATCAGAACATAGGCGAGCGTGATCGCGGTGAAGGATTCCCACGCGTGAGCGGAGTAATCCAGCAGCTTGCCCGCCTGCGCAGCCATATCGACCAGGCCGATGGTCGAGGCGATGGCCGAGTTTTTCACCAGGTTCATCATCTCGGAGGTCATCGGCGGAACGATGACGCGGTAGGCGTTAGGCAGCAGCACGTAGCGGTAGGTTTGTGGCAGGGTTAATCCCATCGCCAGACCCGCATTTTTTTGTCCACGGGGCAATGACTGAATGGCGGCACGCACCTGCTCGCAAACGCGCGCAGCGGTAAACAGCCCCAGACACATCATGGAGGAGACAAAGAACTGTACGTTCGGATCCAGTTCCGACTTGAACCACATGCCAATATTTTCCGGAAGCAGTTCCGGGATAACCAGATACCAGGTAAAGAATTGCACGATCAGCGGAACGTTACGGAACAGTTCCACATACAGGGTGCCGAGTGTTGAAAGAAAACGGTTAGGGACGGTGCGCAGAATACCGAACAAAGAACCGACAAGAAACGCGATGATCCACGCCGTTATCGATAATGCCACGGTGACCTGAAAGCCGCTCCACAGCCAGCCAAGATAGGTGGTGTTGCCGAACGGGGCTTGTTGCAGAAATATGCCCCAGTTCCAGTCGATTGACATAATAAACTCCAGAAAAAAAAGGGTAGCAGCGCTACCCTCGAAGATTGGTGAGAAGCTCATTTTTCGCGCTGAGTGGGGAACGACCACTCAACGTATAGTCTGTCCATGCTTCCCGACAATCGAGAGGGCAGGAGATCCCGCCCCTGTTGTTCTAATTAGTTAAGAGCCTTGTCATTTGGAGATTTGAACAGCGCTTTCATGTCGTCAGACAGTTCAAAATTCATGTTCAGGTTTTTAGGTGGAATCGGG contains:
- the gltJ gene encoding glutamate/aspartate ABC transporter permease GltJ, coding for MSIDWNWGIFLQQAPFGNTTYLGWLWSGFQVTVALSITAWIIAFLVGSLFGILRTVPNRFLSTLGTLYVELFRNVPLIVQFFTWYLVIPELLPENIGMWFKSELDPNVQFFVSSMMCLGLFTAARVCEQVRAAIQSLPRGQKNAGLAMGLTLPQTYRYVLLPNAYRVIVPPMTSEMMNLVKNSAIASTIGLVDMAAQAGKLLDYSAHAWESFTAITLAYVLINAFIMLVMNLVERKIRLPGNMGGK
- the gltK gene encoding glutamate/aspartate ABC transporter permease GltK, coding for MYEFDWSSIVPSMPYLLDGLMITLKITVIAIIVGIVWGTLLAVMRLSSFKPLAWFATAYVNVFRSIPLVMVLLWFYLIVPGFLQNVLGLSPKTDIRLISAMVAFSMFEAAYYSEIIRAGIQSISRGQSSAALALGMTHWQSMQLIILPQAFRAMVPLLLTQGIVLFQDTSLVYVLSLADFFRTASTIGERDGTQVEMVLFAGAVYFVISLSASLLVSWLKKRTV